The following coding sequences lie in one Phacochoerus africanus isolate WHEZ1 chromosome 12, ROS_Pafr_v1, whole genome shotgun sequence genomic window:
- the LOC125112460 gene encoding vegetative cell wall protein gp1-like: MKPSPGRNTARWKHPSPACSGGAAPAPPLGSRTSPATFSPPSSHAVPRGTFLATPAPLPGRPGLRPPGGAREGRERPREARPPAPGPCASTQSARPAPPVSTRPTRPGAPPDCDPTSPRSQVYPASAFPVVQAAAGANPAAPRPRKQKQAAGPGRSRRAARGHSPGRPGAARVPPERCPRPTPSAAMVTLGLPCGETTERSPRKPAVPAPPPPPSYSCLHSPSSLVFSTLYYTFFVSVPPPAK, encoded by the exons ATGAAGCCCTCGCCCGGGCGGAACACTGCTCGCTGGAAGCATCCCTCTCCTGCCTGCAGCGGCGGTGCAGCCCCCGCGCCACCTCTCGGCTCCCGCACCTCCCCGGccaccttctctcctccctcGAGCCACGCAGTCCCCAGAGGCACATTCCTGGCGACTCCAGCTCCGTTACCCGGCCGACCCGGCTTGCGGCCGCCCGGGGGagcaagggagggaagggagcggCCGAGGGAGGCGCGGCCGCCCGCTCCCGGTCCCTGCGCCTCGACACAAAGCGCCCGGCCCGCGCCACCTGTTTCCACCCGACCCACGAGGCCGGGGGCCCCTCCCGACTGTGATCCCACTTCTCCCCGCAGTCAAGTTTACCCCGCCTCGGCCTTCCCGGTGGTCCAGGCGGCTGCCGGGGCAAACCCCGCCGCGCCGCGGCCGCGAAAGCAAAAGCAGGCGGCGGGGCCCGGGAGGAGCCGGAGAGCCGCGCGCGGCCACTCACCCGGGCGCCCGGGAGCTGCCCGGGTCCCTCCGGAGCGCTGTCCGAGGCCAACG CCTTCAGCTGCCATGGTTACCCTGGGGCTGCCATGTGGAGAGACCACAGAGAGAAGCCCAAGGAAGCCAGCtgttccagccccacctccaccccccagctATTCGTGTCTTCACAGCCCAAGTTCT TTGGTTTTTTCCACTTTGTACTACACCTTCTTCGTCTCAGTTCCACCACCTgccaaatga